A DNA window from Christiangramia salexigens contains the following coding sequences:
- the mreC gene encoding rod shape-determining protein MreC translates to MQQIFNFLIRNKNSILFLILLAVSIFLTIQNHAFHKSRFISSANAVTGRVYSWSNGINTYLHLDEYNQRLLEENNKLRNIISNINDSISVEKQLDSTSFEGDYLFRTARVINNNFTKIDNFLTLNRGENSGIQPEYGVITSQGIVGIVDRVNDDYARVISILNSRSRINAQLNNTNHFGSLVWNGKDPNIVQLIDVPRQAPLKKGDTIITGGRSLIFPKGLPIGSIEDFSLDQTQSYYTINIKLFNDMTNIGYVYVIENVNKDAVKQLQESNE, encoded by the coding sequence ATGCAGCAGATTTTCAATTTTCTTATACGGAATAAGAATTCGATTTTATTCTTAATCCTTCTCGCTGTATCCATTTTTCTAACTATTCAAAATCATGCTTTTCATAAAAGCAGATTTATAAGTTCGGCCAATGCGGTTACAGGCAGGGTTTATTCCTGGTCTAATGGGATCAACACCTACCTGCATCTGGATGAATACAATCAGAGGTTATTGGAGGAGAATAATAAGTTGCGTAATATCATTTCTAATATTAATGATAGTATTTCTGTAGAAAAGCAACTGGACAGCACTTCTTTTGAAGGTGATTATCTTTTCCGTACTGCAAGGGTAATCAACAACAATTTCACCAAGATCGATAATTTCCTAACCCTCAACCGGGGAGAAAACTCTGGAATTCAACCAGAATACGGGGTTATCACCAGTCAGGGGATTGTTGGGATCGTAGACAGGGTGAATGATGATTATGCTAGGGTGATTTCTATTTTGAATAGCAGGTCCAGGATCAATGCTCAATTGAATAATACCAACCATTTTGGGAGTCTGGTCTGGAACGGAAAAGATCCTAATATTGTTCAGTTAATAGATGTTCCCAGACAGGCACCATTAAAAAAAGGAGATACTATAATTACTGGTGGACGCTCTCTGATATTCCCTAAAGGTCTTCCTATAGGAAGTATAGAAGACTTCAGTCTGGACCAAACACAGAGTTATTACACCATTAACATCAAACTTTTTAACGACATGACCAATATTGGCTATGTCTACGTGATAGAAAATGTAAATAAGGACGCGGTAAAACAACTTCAGGAAAGCAATGAATAG
- the rodA gene encoding rod shape-determining protein RodA, whose translation MSRNSAGFDWISIIIYLILVLFGWANIYSASLGTDTGSYLDLDQPYGKQALFIGLSVFLIIIVLSIEAKFYQRFSSIIYLISLLSLAGLFVFGKTISGATSWYSFGSFGIQPSEFAKFATALGLAKYLSDIQTNIRRLSHQVQAFLIIAIPAILIVPQPDPGSALVYAAFFFPLYREGLSGFYLVTGLSAVAVFIMTLVVGPLWVGAGVLFIALLIFFRKRKKRPSRVLITLFALCSIGLSVSVNYIFENVFEQRHRDRFNIVLGKEVDSRGIGYNTNQSEIAIGSGGWFGKGWTEGTQTKGHFVPEQHTDYIFSTVGEEWGFVGSAMVIILFVLLLIRLLQLAERQRSQFHRVYGYSVIGILFIHFLVNIGMVIGVFPTVGIPLPFFSYGGSGLWGFTILLFIFIKLDSDRMSF comes from the coding sequence ATGAGCAGAAACAGCGCAGGATTTGACTGGATCAGCATAATCATATACCTCATTTTAGTCTTATTTGGCTGGGCTAATATCTATTCAGCCTCCCTGGGCACCGATACCGGTTCTTATCTGGACCTGGACCAACCTTATGGAAAACAAGCTCTATTTATAGGACTAAGTGTATTTCTTATCATTATCGTCCTTTCAATAGAAGCTAAATTCTACCAGAGATTTTCAAGTATCATTTATCTAATTTCCCTGTTGTCTCTGGCAGGATTATTTGTATTTGGTAAAACCATCTCCGGGGCCACATCCTGGTATTCGTTTGGAAGCTTTGGAATACAACCTTCAGAATTCGCAAAATTTGCCACTGCTCTGGGACTCGCAAAGTATTTAAGTGATATTCAAACCAATATCAGACGTTTAAGTCATCAGGTACAGGCTTTTCTTATTATTGCCATTCCGGCTATCCTCATCGTACCTCAACCCGATCCTGGAAGTGCATTGGTATATGCCGCATTCTTCTTCCCTCTTTATAGAGAAGGATTATCCGGGTTTTATCTTGTCACCGGGCTATCAGCAGTAGCCGTCTTTATCATGACCCTGGTTGTAGGACCGCTCTGGGTAGGCGCAGGCGTTCTGTTTATCGCTCTGCTTATATTCTTCCGTAAAAGAAAGAAAAGGCCTAGCAGAGTCCTTATTACGCTTTTTGCCCTATGTTCTATAGGATTGAGTGTATCAGTGAACTATATTTTTGAAAATGTATTCGAACAGCGACACAGGGATCGCTTTAATATTGTCTTAGGGAAAGAAGTAGATTCCAGAGGGATTGGATACAATACCAATCAAAGTGAGATCGCAATTGGGAGCGGTGGATGGTTTGGTAAAGGCTGGACCGAAGGAACACAAACCAAAGGTCATTTTGTACCGGAGCAGCATACAGATTATATATTTAGTACCGTGGGAGAGGAATGGGGATTTGTTGGCAGTGCAATGGTAATCATACTTTTTGTGCTTCTGCTAATCAGATTGCTTCAGCTGGCCGAAAGACAGCGATCACAATTCCATCGGGTTTACGGGTACTCTGTAATAGGAATTCTTTTTATTCACTTTCTCGTGAATATAGGAATGGTTATAGGTGTATTCCCTACAGTAGGGATACCTCTACCCTTCTTTAGCTATGGTGGATCTGGACTTTGGGGCTTTACTATACTGCTTTTTATCTTTATAAAGCTGGATTCCGATCGAATGTCTTTCTAA
- a CDS encoding ABC transporter permease gives MLIYLRVFKESFVFAISALRNNKLRTALSLLGVTIGIFSIIAVLAAVDSLEKEIKGSLSALDNSTIIVMRFNFGPSDVPRWKREQFPDVTYEEYQYLKKNLPDMEAISFVLGIPGGAPLKYQEVTTAGVDIGAVTHEYYNIEAFEFQEGRFFNEPESVSGSPVIVLGHEVAENLFGSSDPLGKEIRIFGRNARVIGVLKKQGQSIFGNSRDGQAFVPVNFARKVYGTTKGTVFPELIIKPEDGVDNDEFIAMLEYQLRNFRGIKSGEINNFFVNQLQGFTDFIDNITGQLNIIGLVISGFSLLVGGFGIANIMFVSVKERTNLIGIQKSLGAKNRFILSQFLFEAIILAVIGGLIGLFIVWIVSIVASQFTGDFQFVLSPWNILIGTLVSALIGLISGILPAISASKLDPVEAIRTGM, from the coding sequence ATGCTTATCTATCTTCGAGTCTTTAAGGAAAGTTTTGTTTTTGCGATCAGCGCTTTGAGAAACAATAAGTTACGAACCGCACTCTCTTTGTTGGGCGTGACTATTGGAATATTCTCTATTATCGCGGTTTTAGCCGCCGTAGATTCTCTCGAAAAAGAAATAAAAGGAAGCCTGAGTGCACTCGATAATAGCACCATAATTGTAATGCGTTTCAATTTTGGTCCAAGCGATGTTCCCCGATGGAAACGTGAACAATTTCCTGATGTTACCTATGAGGAATATCAATATCTCAAGAAGAATTTACCCGATATGGAAGCTATTAGTTTTGTGCTGGGAATTCCGGGAGGTGCCCCGTTGAAATATCAGGAAGTTACAACCGCAGGTGTGGATATTGGAGCTGTGACTCATGAATATTATAATATCGAGGCTTTCGAATTCCAGGAAGGTAGATTTTTCAACGAACCCGAATCTGTTAGCGGTTCTCCCGTAATTGTTTTGGGACATGAAGTAGCAGAAAATCTTTTCGGAAGCTCAGATCCACTGGGTAAAGAGATAAGGATATTTGGGCGTAATGCCAGGGTGATTGGCGTTCTTAAGAAACAAGGGCAGAGTATATTTGGTAATTCCCGGGATGGCCAGGCCTTTGTGCCGGTAAATTTTGCCAGAAAGGTTTACGGTACTACAAAGGGGACCGTGTTTCCTGAACTCATCATTAAACCAGAGGACGGGGTAGATAATGACGAGTTTATTGCCATGCTGGAATATCAATTAAGAAACTTCCGCGGAATCAAATCAGGAGAAATAAATAATTTCTTTGTGAATCAGCTTCAGGGATTTACAGATTTTATAGATAATATAACAGGTCAATTAAATATAATTGGATTGGTAATAAGTGGATTTTCTCTCCTGGTAGGTGGCTTTGGAATCGCGAACATTATGTTTGTAAGCGTTAAGGAGCGTACCAATCTTATAGGTATTCAAAAATCGCTGGGAGCAAAGAACAGGTTCATATTATCTCAGTTCTTATTTGAAGCCATTATCCTTGCGGTAATTGGTGGTCTTATAGGTTTATTTATAGTCTGGATAGTATCTATTGTGGCATCACAGTTTACGGGAGACTTCCAATTCGTATTATCTCCCTGGAATATTCTAATAGGAACGCTAGTCTCTGCCTTGATAGGTTTGATCTCGGGAATTCTCCCCGCGATCTCGGCTTCAAAACTGGATCCGGTAGAAGCAATTCGCACAGGAATGTAA
- a CDS encoding carboxy terminal-processing peptidase produces the protein MKRNFKIIAVVLLMAVAACSFTTKKFNDPNKDKLLIDLITYVLNQGHYDAKDINDSFSANVYDDYLESLDPSKRFLYASDVKEFEAYKNQIDDEIKNKNIEFFNLTYTRLNKRMEEARDLYKQILSEPFDFYENEKINTDYDSLEYVSSKEEMRKRWKEQLKFNALITFHDLKQDQERKKEEDEDYEMKSDAELEKEARESTRKNIDRYFDFTDDLERKDYFSVYINAIVEEFDPHTFYFAPQDKDRFDIAMSGKLEGIGARLIKDSDNITITEVISGGPAWRSDQIGEGDVILKVKQEDEEEAVSIVGMRLDDAVDLIKGPKDTKVTLTVRKKVMGNIEDITLTRDVIEIEETYAKASMVEKEDKKFGVINLPRFYFDMEDYAKRNAASDIKKDIIELKKEGMQGLVLDLRNNGGGSLRTVVDIAGMFIEEGPIVQVKSNGQRKEVLKDEDPQVLWDGPLVILVNELSASASEILAAAMQDYKRAIIIGSKQTYGKGTVQNLIDLNRWLRNNDMGDMGALKVTTQKFYRVNGGSTQLEGVKSDVVVPDRYSFVDIGEKDQENPLPWDKIDAADYEIWNGYVGFEEAISASKERMNENAQLKLIEENARWVKSQSEDTSYPLNYTEYATQAKIDKEKAKEFDAIKDYKTNLTYYSLPYEQKLFTTDTVLKEKRQRWHENLSKDVYIEEALNVLADMKMNNITRNKLVDSKSEKRVKN, from the coding sequence ATGAAAAGGAATTTTAAAATAATAGCGGTAGTTCTCCTCATGGCTGTCGCTGCCTGTAGTTTTACTACGAAGAAATTCAATGACCCTAACAAGGATAAACTTCTTATAGACCTGATAACTTATGTGTTAAATCAGGGGCATTATGATGCAAAGGATATTAATGATAGTTTTTCAGCCAATGTTTATGATGATTATCTTGAAAGTCTGGACCCGTCCAAGCGTTTTCTTTATGCTTCAGATGTAAAGGAATTTGAAGCCTATAAAAATCAAATTGATGATGAGATCAAGAACAAGAACATCGAGTTTTTCAATCTCACTTATACCAGGCTAAATAAGCGTATGGAAGAGGCGAGAGATCTTTATAAGCAGATCCTTTCTGAACCTTTTGATTTTTATGAAAATGAGAAGATCAATACCGATTATGATAGTCTGGAATATGTGTCTTCAAAAGAAGAGATGAGGAAGCGATGGAAAGAGCAATTGAAATTCAATGCCTTGATCACTTTTCATGACCTGAAACAGGATCAGGAAAGAAAAAAAGAAGAAGATGAGGATTACGAGATGAAGTCTGATGCAGAACTTGAAAAAGAAGCCAGAGAAAGTACTCGTAAGAACATAGATCGTTACTTTGATTTTACAGATGACCTTGAAAGAAAGGATTACTTCTCAGTATATATTAACGCTATTGTAGAGGAATTTGATCCGCATACCTTTTATTTTGCGCCACAGGACAAGGACAGATTTGATATTGCAATGTCCGGAAAACTTGAAGGAATAGGAGCAAGGCTTATTAAGGATAGTGATAATATCACTATTACCGAAGTTATATCTGGAGGTCCGGCGTGGAGAAGTGACCAGATAGGTGAAGGAGATGTGATCTTAAAAGTTAAGCAGGAAGATGAAGAGGAAGCTGTAAGCATTGTAGGAATGAGATTGGATGATGCTGTAGACTTGATCAAAGGACCAAAGGATACGAAAGTTACTCTTACGGTGCGTAAGAAAGTTATGGGAAATATTGAGGATATCACCTTAACCCGTGACGTAATTGAAATAGAGGAGACCTACGCCAAGGCTTCTATGGTAGAAAAAGAAGACAAGAAATTCGGAGTTATTAATCTGCCGAGATTCTATTTTGATATGGAAGATTATGCGAAAAGAAATGCGGCTTCAGATATCAAAAAAGATATTATTGAATTGAAAAAAGAAGGCATGCAAGGTTTGGTTCTTGACCTTCGAAACAACGGGGGTGGTTCTTTGAGAACCGTAGTTGATATCGCCGGTATGTTCATTGAAGAAGGACCAATAGTTCAGGTGAAATCCAACGGGCAGAGAAAAGAGGTATTGAAGGATGAAGATCCTCAGGTTCTTTGGGATGGTCCTTTAGTGATTCTTGTGAACGAACTTTCAGCATCAGCATCAGAGATCCTTGCCGCTGCGATGCAGGATTATAAAAGAGCAATCATTATTGGTAGTAAACAAACCTATGGGAAAGGGACTGTTCAAAATTTGATAGACCTTAACAGATGGCTAAGAAATAATGATATGGGTGACATGGGAGCTCTTAAGGTCACCACTCAAAAGTTTTACCGTGTAAATGGTGGTTCTACTCAGTTGGAAGGTGTTAAGAGTGATGTAGTGGTTCCAGATAGATATAGCTTTGTGGATATTGGTGAGAAAGATCAGGAAAATCCACTGCCATGGGATAAGATAGATGCCGCAGATTATGAGATCTGGAATGGGTATGTTGGCTTCGAAGAAGCGATCAGCGCCAGTAAAGAGCGCATGAATGAAAACGCTCAGCTAAAACTTATTGAAGAAAACGCGAGATGGGTGAAATCTCAGAGTGAAGATACCAGTTATCCATTAAACTATACTGAGTATGCAACTCAGGCTAAAATCGATAAAGAGAAAGCAAAAGAGTTTGATGCAATTAAGGATTATAAGACCAACCTTACTTATTATTCTTTGCCATACGAGCAAAAGCTTTTCACAACAGATACTGTGCTGAAGGAAAAAAGACAGAGATGGCATGAAAACCTGAGCAAGGATGTATACATTGAGGAAGCCTTAAATGTACTTGCAGATATGAAGATGAATAATATAACCCGTAATAAACTTGTTGACTCTAAGTCAGAGAAAAGGGTGAAGAACTAA
- a CDS encoding rod shape-determining protein — protein sequence MGFFDFLIEEIAIDLGTANTLIIHNDKVVVDSPSIVARDRTSGKITAVGKEAAMMQGKTHENIKTIRPLKDGVIADFDASEKMLTMFIKEIPALKKKLFTPALRMVICIPSGITEVEMRAVKESAERVNGKEVYLIHEPMAAAIGIGVDIMQPKGNMIVDIGGGTTEIAVIALGGIVCDKSVKIAGDVFTNDIVYYMRTQHNLYVGERTAEKIKIQIGAATEDLEVPPEEMSVQGRDLLTGKPKQVNISYREIAKALDKSILRIEDAVMETLSQTPPELAADIYNTGIYLAGGGSMLRGLDKRLSQKTDLPVYIAEDPLRAVVRGTGITLKTLNRYKGILIK from the coding sequence ATGGGATTTTTTGATTTTCTCATTGAAGAAATTGCGATCGACTTAGGTACCGCGAACACCCTTATTATACATAACGATAAAGTGGTTGTAGACAGTCCTTCTATCGTTGCCAGGGACAGAACTTCCGGCAAAATTACTGCCGTTGGTAAGGAAGCGGCGATGATGCAGGGAAAAACGCATGAGAATATCAAGACCATACGTCCATTGAAAGATGGAGTTATTGCCGATTTTGATGCGAGTGAAAAAATGCTCACCATGTTCATCAAAGAAATTCCGGCTTTAAAAAAGAAACTCTTTACTCCGGCCTTAAGAATGGTGATCTGTATTCCCTCTGGAATTACAGAGGTTGAAATGCGCGCAGTAAAAGAGAGTGCAGAGAGAGTGAACGGTAAAGAGGTTTATCTTATTCATGAACCAATGGCCGCGGCTATTGGAATTGGAGTAGATATTATGCAACCTAAAGGGAACATGATCGTGGATATAGGTGGGGGAACCACCGAAATCGCGGTTATTGCTCTTGGAGGAATTGTATGTGATAAATCTGTAAAGATCGCAGGTGATGTATTCACCAACGACATCGTATATTACATGAGAACCCAGCATAACCTTTATGTAGGGGAAAGAACAGCTGAAAAGATCAAGATCCAGATAGGTGCAGCCACCGAAGATCTTGAAGTTCCGCCAGAGGAAATGAGCGTACAGGGTAGAGATCTTCTAACTGGAAAACCAAAGCAGGTAAATATCTCATACCGTGAGATCGCCAAGGCTTTGGATAAATCCATTTTAAGGATCGAGGATGCCGTAATGGAAACCTTATCACAAACCCCTCCGGAACTTGCAGCCGATATCTATAACACGGGGATTTATCTTGCCGGTGGTGGATCCATGTTAAGAGGACTGGACAAACGTTTATCTCAAAAAACCGACCTTCCGGTATATATCGCAGAAGACCCACTAAGAGCGGTAGTGCGTGGAACCGGAATTACCCTTAAAACACTGAACCGTTACAAAGGGATTTTGATCAAGTAG
- the purH gene encoding bifunctional phosphoribosylaminoimidazolecarboxamide formyltransferase/IMP cyclohydrolase — MSELKQAKSALISVFSKDGLEPIVKKLDELGITIYSTGGTEKFIKDLGINVIPVEDVTSYPSILGGRVKTLHPKVFGGILNRQDHDGDVKELEQYEIPQIDIVIVDLYPFEKTVASGAAEQDIIEKIDIGGISLIRAAAKNFKDVTCVSSVDDYQEFLDLLNEKEGRTSMTDRKRFATKAFNISSHYDSAIFNYFNQEGEVNSFKQSELSGKELRYGENPHQKGTFFGNFDEIFDKLHGKELSYNNLLDVDAAVNLMNEFKGDAPTFAILKHNNACGLAQRETIHQAYIDALAGDPVSAFGGILISNVEIDAKTAEEIHKLFCEVVIAPSFSEEALEILKGKKNRILLILKDVKLPESQVRTCLNGILVQDKDNKTDALSDLNQATDKKATEEELSDLIFASKICKHTKSNTIVLAKNKQLCASGTGQTSRVDALKQSIEKARSFNFDLKGAVMASDAFFPFPDCVEIAGNEGITAVIQPGGSIKDQLSIDYCNENNISMVMTGTRHFKH, encoded by the coding sequence ATGAGCGAATTAAAACAAGCAAAATCTGCTTTAATTTCAGTTTTTAGCAAGGACGGGCTAGAACCTATAGTGAAGAAACTCGATGAACTGGGAATCACTATATATTCTACGGGTGGAACAGAGAAATTCATTAAAGATCTTGGAATAAATGTTATCCCTGTAGAGGACGTTACTTCTTACCCATCTATTTTGGGTGGAAGGGTAAAAACATTGCATCCTAAGGTTTTTGGAGGAATCCTTAACCGCCAGGACCATGATGGTGATGTGAAAGAACTGGAACAATATGAAATTCCTCAGATCGATATTGTGATTGTGGACCTGTATCCTTTCGAAAAAACCGTTGCTTCCGGCGCCGCAGAACAGGATATTATAGAAAAGATCGATATTGGCGGGATCTCATTAATTCGTGCCGCTGCAAAAAACTTTAAGGATGTAACCTGTGTATCTTCTGTAGATGATTATCAGGAATTCCTTGATCTTCTGAATGAAAAAGAAGGCAGGACCAGCATGACCGATAGAAAGCGTTTCGCTACAAAAGCTTTCAACATATCTTCTCATTATGATTCAGCAATATTCAATTATTTCAATCAGGAAGGAGAAGTAAATTCATTTAAACAAAGTGAACTTTCTGGAAAGGAACTTAGATACGGGGAAAATCCACATCAAAAAGGAACTTTCTTTGGAAACTTCGACGAAATTTTTGACAAGCTTCACGGAAAGGAACTTTCATACAACAACCTTTTGGATGTAGATGCAGCTGTAAACCTGATGAACGAATTTAAAGGAGACGCTCCAACTTTTGCCATTCTTAAGCATAATAATGCCTGCGGACTGGCTCAAAGAGAAACCATTCACCAGGCGTATATTGATGCTCTTGCGGGAGATCCGGTTTCAGCATTTGGAGGTATTTTAATAAGCAATGTGGAAATTGACGCCAAAACTGCTGAAGAGATACACAAATTATTTTGTGAGGTAGTGATTGCCCCATCTTTTTCTGAGGAAGCGCTCGAAATTCTTAAAGGAAAAAAGAACAGAATACTTTTAATACTGAAGGACGTTAAGCTACCTGAATCTCAGGTTAGAACATGTTTAAACGGAATTCTTGTACAGGATAAAGACAATAAAACCGATGCTTTAAGCGATTTAAATCAGGCCACAGATAAAAAAGCTACAGAAGAAGAGCTGTCTGACCTGATTTTTGCATCTAAGATCTGTAAGCATACTAAATCCAATACCATTGTTTTAGCGAAGAACAAACAACTTTGCGCGAGCGGAACAGGACAAACCTCCCGTGTAGATGCTCTTAAACAAAGTATTGAAAAAGCCCGGTCATTCAATTTTGATCTAAAAGGTGCGGTGATGGCAAGTGATGCCTTCTTCCCTTTTCCTGATTGTGTGGAGATTGCGGGTAATGAAGGAATTACTGCGGTAATTCAGCCGGGAGGCTCAATAAAAGATCAGTTAAGTATCGATTATTGCAATGAAAACAATATCTCAATGGTGATGACTGGAACAAGGCATTTTAAACATTAA
- the mrdA gene encoding penicillin-binding protein 2 has protein sequence MRKVLLYITILTTGLLFLGRLFYLQVIDTSLAIRSQDNAIKVIYDYPQRGYIYDRNGELMVSNQPSYDVMVIPRNLKPFDTTEFCNILNLSREDLEKKLDKARIYSPMLPSVVIPQLTKSEYAILQEKMRKYEGFYIQKRSLRDYQVDHSANVLGYIAEVNQSIVNKNPYYISGDLIGRAGIESQYEELLRGVKGVKYIQKDRFNRDIGPYKEGIYDTLPEKGKDISLTVDATLQAYGRDLMKNKRGGIVAIEPETGEILTLITAPTYDPSKLVGRKRSKNFTELYYDTIARPLYDRGLLAEYPPGSPFKTLNALIGLQEGVVDTDDRFACNHGYAYGRGRKLGCHAHRSPLDMIPGIAQSCNAYFANVYRRIIEKYPTPQEGMNVWNDHLESFGLGDYLGSDLSTGRPGKIPDADYYNMIYDYPTYKWYASATLSNAIGQGEVLMTPIQLANMAAIIGNKGWFYTPHILKEVDGKPIKEEKFTKKNYTTIEARHFDPVIEGMHEVYKSGTAASLKVPGIEIAGKTGTAENFTKINGKRVQLTDHSIFVAFAPVDNPKIAIAVFVENGYWGSRYAGRIASLMIEKYLKGTITRTDMESWILSHSLEDEYAKPLSGEPFTINK, from the coding sequence ATGAGAAAAGTACTGCTCTATATCACGATTTTAACAACCGGCCTGTTATTTCTTGGCAGGTTGTTCTATCTTCAGGTTATAGACACATCTTTAGCAATCCGTTCTCAGGATAATGCCATTAAAGTTATTTACGACTATCCTCAACGCGGTTATATTTATGATCGCAACGGAGAATTGATGGTTTCCAACCAGCCTTCGTATGATGTGATGGTGATCCCGAGGAATTTAAAACCGTTTGACACGACCGAGTTCTGCAATATCTTAAACCTAAGCAGAGAAGATCTCGAAAAAAAACTTGATAAAGCTCGTATCTACTCACCTATGTTACCATCGGTGGTGATACCTCAGCTCACTAAAAGCGAGTACGCTATCCTTCAGGAGAAAATGAGAAAATATGAAGGTTTTTATATTCAGAAAAGATCTTTAAGAGATTATCAGGTAGACCATAGTGCAAACGTGTTGGGGTATATTGCAGAGGTAAATCAAAGCATTGTAAATAAGAACCCCTACTATATTTCAGGAGATTTAATTGGCCGCGCCGGGATAGAGAGTCAATATGAAGAATTACTCAGAGGAGTAAAGGGGGTGAAATATATTCAGAAAGACCGTTTTAACCGGGACATTGGGCCGTATAAGGAAGGAATTTATGATACGCTTCCAGAAAAAGGTAAGGATATTAGCTTAACTGTAGATGCAACTTTACAGGCATACGGCCGGGATCTAATGAAAAATAAACGCGGAGGCATAGTTGCCATAGAGCCTGAAACAGGTGAAATTCTCACGCTTATCACTGCTCCAACTTATGACCCTTCCAAACTTGTAGGCCGCAAAAGATCAAAGAATTTTACAGAATTATATTACGACACTATAGCCAGACCACTTTATGACCGTGGTTTACTTGCAGAATATCCTCCCGGCTCTCCATTTAAGACCTTAAATGCTTTAATAGGGCTGCAGGAAGGCGTTGTGGACACAGACGATCGTTTTGCCTGTAATCATGGATATGCATATGGAAGAGGTCGAAAACTTGGTTGCCATGCGCACAGAAGTCCGCTGGACATGATTCCTGGGATCGCACAATCCTGTAACGCTTATTTTGCAAATGTTTACAGAAGGATCATCGAGAAATATCCCACGCCACAGGAAGGTATGAACGTCTGGAACGATCACCTGGAAAGTTTTGGATTGGGAGATTATTTAGGATCAGATCTAAGCACCGGAAGACCGGGAAAAATTCCCGACGCCGATTACTACAATATGATCTATGATTACCCTACTTATAAATGGTATGCCTCTGCTACCCTATCTAATGCCATAGGACAGGGAGAAGTTTTAATGACCCCTATACAGCTTGCAAACATGGCTGCCATTATAGGTAACAAAGGCTGGTTCTACACACCGCATATTTTAAAAGAAGTAGACGGCAAACCTATAAAAGAGGAAAAGTTCACAAAGAAAAATTATACCACAATAGAAGCGCGACATTTCGATCCTGTAATTGAAGGTATGCACGAAGTATATAAAAGCGGTACTGCAGCAAGTCTTAAAGTGCCGGGAATTGAAATTGCAGGTAAAACAGGTACGGCAGAAAACTTTACAAAGATCAACGGGAAACGAGTACAACTTACAGATCATTCGATCTTCGTAGCATTCGCACCGGTTGATAATCCAAAAATTGCCATCGCGGTATTCGTAGAAAACGGATATTGGGGTAGCAGGTATGCAGGAAGGATCGCCAGCCTTATGATAGAAAAATATCTGAAAGGCACGATCACCCGTACAGATATGGAAAGCTGGATCCTAAGCCATAGTCTGGAAGACGAATATGCAAAACCCCTTAGCGGAGAACCCTTTACAATTAATAAGTAA
- a CDS encoding rod shape-determining protein MreD — translation MNSHLISNILRFVFLVFLQVLVLNNINFAGYINPYLYVLFILLYPFTGNQSLFLFLSFLLGISIDIFEDSGGINAAACLIAAFVRPNLLRFSFGISYDHQNIRLSATPIGAKLSYVILMVLIHHFVLFSLEMFSLNHIILILKKTLFSSIFTVSLILLSLSLFSKKYR, via the coding sequence ATGAATAGTCATCTGATCTCAAATATTCTAAGGTTCGTATTTCTGGTCTTCCTGCAGGTACTGGTTTTGAATAATATAAATTTTGCGGGATATATCAATCCTTATTTATATGTCCTGTTCATTCTTCTATATCCATTTACAGGAAATCAGAGTTTGTTCCTGTTCTTATCCTTTTTGCTTGGAATAAGCATCGATATTTTTGAAGATAGCGGCGGAATAAATGCAGCTGCCTGTCTTATCGCAGCCTTTGTAAGACCGAATTTATTAAGGTTCAGTTTTGGAATAAGTTACGACCACCAGAACATTCGTCTTTCGGCAACACCAATAGGCGCAAAACTCAGTTACGTGATATTGATGGTACTGATACATCATTTTGTGCTTTTCAGCTTGGAAATGTTCAGTCTAAATCATATAATATTAATTCTCAAAAAGACGTTGTTTTCAAGTATCTTCACAGTAAGCCTGATACTATTAAGCTTAAGCCTTTTCAGTAAAAAATACCGATGA